GACAACATTAACAAGAACCAAGCATATAGCATGATGCTTTGTAAGGTGATTTATCATTGTTTTAGATTAAGTTATTAGTATATAAAAATACATAACTTAATCTAAAAACAACGTTATAAATTTATTGGTTTTTGATTTACTTTTTACGCATGTAAACGCTTACCGGAACACCTTTAAAATCAAACTTTTCACGAAGTTTGTTTTCTAGAAAACGTTTGTAAGGTTCTTTTACGTATTGTGGTAAGTTACAGAAAAATGCAAACTGCGGCTGCGGTGTTGGCAACTGCATAATGTATTTAATTTTAACGTATTTAGCTTTGTATGCTGGTGGTGGGTAGTTTTCAATAAGTGGTAAAAACACCTCGTTAAGCTTACTTGTTTTTATCTTTTTAGATCGGTTATGGTAAACCTCAACAGCTGTTTCAATAGCTTTAAAAATACGTTGCTTTGTTAACACAGAGATAAAAACAACAGGTACATCTGTAAAGGGCTCCATTTGTTGTTTAATAACGCGCTCGTACTCTTTCATAGATTTGTGGTCTTTCTCTACTAAATCCCACTTATTTACAAGAATAACAATACCTTTTCTGTTTCTTTGTGCTAACCAAAAAATATTTTGAACCTGACCATCGAAACCACGAGTGGCATCTAAAACGACTAAACATACATCGGCATGCTCAATAGCACGAACAGATCGCATTACAGAATAAAATTCTAAATCTTCTTTCACTTTAGACTTTCTTCTAATTCCAGCAGTATCTACTAAATTAAATTCGAATCCAAAACGATTATATTTTGTATCAATAGAGTCACGAGTTGTTCCTGCAACATCTGTAACAATATATCTATCTTCTCCTATTAAAGCATTTATGAATGATGATTTTCCTGCATTAGGACGGCCAACTACCGCAAAACGAGGTAACACTTGCTCTTCAACTTCTTCCTTTTCAGGTAAAGCTTCAACTAAAGCATCTAATAGATCTCCGGTTCCACTACCATTTATACTTGCAATGGTATAATATTCACCTAAACCTAAAGAATAAAACTCTACTGCATCTGCCGCACGTTTACCGTTATCAACTTTATTTACAACAAGAAAAACCGGTTTGTTTACTTTACGTAACAACTCTGCAACATCCTCATCCATTCCAGTAACACCAGTTTCAACATCTACCATAAAAATAATGGCATCGGCTTCATCTATTGCTAATTCAACTTGTTTATCAATTTCTGCTTCAAAAACATCATCACTACCTAAAACGTATCCGCCG
The window above is part of the Algibacter sp. L3A6 genome. Proteins encoded here:
- the der gene encoding ribosome biogenesis GTPase Der, with the translated sequence MSNIVAIVGRPNVGKSTFFNRLIQRREAIVDAVSGVTRDRHYGKSDWNGKEFSLIDTGGYVLGSDDVFEAEIDKQVELAIDEADAIIFMVDVETGVTGMDEDVAELLRKVNKPVFLVVNKVDNGKRAADAVEFYSLGLGEYYTIASINGSGTGDLLDALVEALPEKEEVEEQVLPRFAVVGRPNAGKSSFINALIGEDRYIVTDVAGTTRDSIDTKYNRFGFEFNLVDTAGIRRKSKVKEDLEFYSVMRSVRAIEHADVCLVVLDATRGFDGQVQNIFWLAQRNRKGIVILVNKWDLVEKDHKSMKEYERVIKQQMEPFTDVPVVFISVLTKQRIFKAIETAVEVYHNRSKKIKTSKLNEVFLPLIENYPPPAYKAKYVKIKYIMQLPTPQPQFAFFCNLPQYVKEPYKRFLENKLREKFDFKGVPVSVYMRKK